Below is a genomic region from Raphanus sativus cultivar WK10039 chromosome 4, ASM80110v3, whole genome shotgun sequence.
AAGGCAAACAGATTGCATCATGTCAATTACAAACCTGAAACCAGATGACGTTTATAAAAGCATTAGCTGATAGATTGATAGAAACTTCACCAGCGAGTAACAGTTGCTGACCTCATCAACTCATGAGCATCTTCCTGTCTTCCATACCCAAGGTTTCCACCAATGTTAGGTAACCGTGAAATAATGTTCATTGGTGAAAAAGGGAACCGGCTAATGTTTGCTCTTTCGAGATGAGTTTCAAACTCGCAGAGAAAGCACCAATCATTGCGCCTACCTGTCAAAACAAATCACAGAAGAAGCAAAGTTCAAGCAACATAATTGTGAAGCATTGACATTCACTTCGAATTGAAACTCACATTCTCGCTTGTGGCCTCTCTCTAGTAGGTACGCAACAAGAGGGCGTGTCCAGGATAGGCATTGTAGAACCACATTAGCGAAACAACTGAAACAAGATTAACAAGATCAGACTGAAGCGTACAAAGAGAACAATTTGGTTTGAAAGCTACACTAGAAACCAGAAGAACGCAAAACCTGTTTCCGCAATTGGTGAGCCCACAAGGAGCCAAACCAGGTTTGTCCCAGTTAAAATACTGAACAAAAGTTTCGTATGGGAAAAGAACCTGCAGACAGAATCGATCAGACTTGTCACAATCAGAAGAAGAGTACTAATATCAGATTAGCAAAAAGAAGACACATTACGTCTTCTGGCTTGATGATAGCCTTAATTTGGCTCAGCTTAGGAGACAATGCAGTTTTAGACGCAGAGCCATTCCCAAACAGAGAAGCTTTGGGACCAGTAGTACTCTTAGACACCTTGCATTTTAGTTTATGCCCTGAGTTCCAATCTGACGTTTGGCACTCCGCAGAACTAGTAAACAGAGAGAATAAAGGAAACGAATTTAGAAACAGATGCACTTAAGCATcccaaaatattaaaactttcaGACAAAGCAAAACTGTTCTGTACAAAACATTGCTAATCTAGAGGATGACTTCATGTAAGGTCAAAGACGGCTTCTTTcagaccaagaaaaaaaaactaaatatcaaAACTTTTTCGAAAGCAAGACTGTTCTGTAATAACTTTGGAAAGCACAATGTAAAACAAGTAGTATGATGACTTTTATAAGGTCAACGACAGCTTCTTTTCAGACAGTCTTGTTCTGTAATAACAAACCAAGATCGCCCTGTAATTGCAAAAAAGTCATGGAATCTAACTTTGGTTAAGACAATTAGCAACGACCACCACTTTCCAATTCTGTCTCCACCAGCATCAAATCCAAAGAAAAAACTCTAACTTGGAGCAATTGTGAATCTAAAAAACCCTAATTAGGAAGAAGGAAGGAGGTGGTTGATACCAGTAACGAACGGATTTGCAGCGAGAGCACTTCTTGGTGGTGAGATTCCCACAGACGGAGCACTCAGAGGCGTCGGGAACCATGGAATCTCGGCGGAGGTCGCTGTCGAAACCGCCGGAGCCGCCGCCGCCGACCTCGAAGTACTTAGCGGCCGTGCGTTTGACGAAGAAGAGGAGACCgaaggagaggaagaagagagtgaGGGCAAGCTGCGTGAAGGAATTGAGATCCCACGTCAATCCAACTTCGTGCATCTAATACCCTCTTTTAACATCGATCGATCTCcaaggcttcttcttcttcttccttctcggATTCGATTCGGAGATGCCGAGAGAGAGAAtctcctctgtttttcttttatactCTGTTCTGTTTACCAGTTAAAGAAGATTGGGCCTCTTAAATCTTGTCATTAACTACAATGACATGAGGGCCATTTActtacatttattttcttttcttttattatatttattatttttcgtttttattaaatcaaaattCATTCATGAGAGTGTATTTCAACCCGAATTTAAGTGATTTGATTCTTgagtttttatataatttaagacaaatttgaaaatttaatatgatttatcaaatcaatataaaatattatctaaaaCTATTCTTACTTTTATAATTACGAATTTTTTCTCAAACACCTAAAACACTTAAAACACTAAAATTTACGGTTTAAAATCGTTTAACAACagtatatttcaaattattttatgaaatgtcaaatttaataacactaaatttaaaaacgttataaatcatatttaaataatagtaaatttttcattttaatacaaatcaatTCAAATTACTATTTAAATATACTCTCCTTGATCTAATAtatcaaaatgaaaatttatggAGCTAGGtgacattttaaaattataccaataaaatatttgaactttCATATATtcattaaaagtaaaatattcaAACCATTTCCTAACTAATTAATTCATAATAGTATATTctataaagataaataaattatcaaaccatataatatatatagttagataatttaataaataaatatctttataaaataaaaataaaattaagtaaaacatttttttgaacaactaaagttttttaaaatattgtgaattcaggtttttaaaatatttaaattgtgaattaagtaaaacataaaattgtGAATTcagtaaaacatttttttgaacaactaaaattaagtaaaacataaaattgtGAATTCaggttttttaaaatatttaaattagatTGATATATTCTagtttgataaaataaaaatagtttttatttacataCTCTAAAATGtcaattcaaattttaatttgatcCGCCATATCATCATCAACtaatcaaatattaatataatatttttgagatAATAATTAGAAATAACATTTGTCTATCATTTAATTTACAATATATGCCACTgcaaatacaaaagaaaaaccatCTCTCAATTAGTTTCTTAAGATAAATATAGACAGATATAGAAGATGGGAGAGACATAGAAATGTTGATGCCACCTTCAGGTCTACAATGTTGAGAATCCTTAAAATAAGAGCATCTTCAGACTAGAGTTGGTTACATCACATTCACAGATTTCACACCCTAATGCCCAAAGTTCCCAACGGGGAACATGTAGTTAAAGATAATATACTACAATAGCGCAACTGAACCTTACCAATAAGGCCAAACATTGATTCATGTCTTTGGCACTTTTAAAcaagacaaaacattaaactcatatacaattttatttggTCAGCTAGCTTTTCACCATGGAGCACAACTTAAGAAGACAACTAGTGTTTCCATCCCAAATCAGCTTGAACATGATCGGTTCACCTATCTTCTGAAGATACTGTGACAAAGATTCAAACAAAAGATTCAGTATCGAGAGAGAGACTGTAAGAAGACAAATGTCTTAGATTTGATAAAACTGACCAGCCTAGAGTTTTTGAAGTCCGAAGGTTTGATAGTCAAGGTCACAAATCTGCTTTGGGTTGTTGAAGATGAAGCTTTCCGTATCGTTCCACcctttttatcttttctttctatACGTTCCTGTGAGCTTATATGGTTGCTCTCTTCGTTGCTTTCCGGTTCTGTGGAAAGAGACTCTATTTCATTAGCTTCTGATGACTCTGCTTCTTCTCTGTTTGggttcttcttctttggaatcTTCTCTGAAAAGATTAATCTCACATGTAAAGAGTTAATTTTTGTTACTTTGAACACATCTGTTGTTAAAAATGTATGTCTCAGACACACAGCGTTAGAAAGAGACGGAACACGAGAACTGACCGAGGTTGTTATCTTGGTCTATGCACGATCCGTATTGTATCTCACAGCAACTGGGTCCGAACAGTGTAACGTGGAAAGCCATGTCTTTCTCTTGTCTGAAAATGACAATGTCGCCGACTCGAAGATCGTGTGCGTGAGCGAACTCTTTCCAACCTTCAGTGAGTCTCCGGCCATCATCTTCTATCTTCACTTTCCAGGTCATCTCCGAGGCGTCTGATCTCAGCTTCGCCGTATTGTTATGACCATTTCTTCCTTCTATATGCTTGGAGAAGAAAGCTACAGGAATTGTCTAAAGAAAATACCAAAACAGAGACATTCTACTTAATGTGATTATCAGAGACATGAATAGAAAATGGCGGGACAGAGAGAAAGAGTACCAAGTGAGTGTGGAAGCCAGGAAGAAGAGGCTGAAAGAAATGTCTATTCGCCATCCTCGGTAACACTATAAAGGGAAATATGCATAGTCCTTACTTAGGTTAGACCCTTGACTAGATAGAAGCTTTGAAACCTAAAATCAcagagaagatggagaagagaaATCGTCGTCTCCGTTTTCTAGCTTCTCCTCAACCTCAAGGCTCAAGCGTGTTGGGAAAGCTTAATTCATTTTTCCTAATGGGCTTTTGGTGAGGCATCTCCGGTAGAGCCCCTAAATGTCAAAAGGCAATCTCTGATAGACACTCATATAAACATAAAgataaacatttatttaaaaaataggaAATGGTAGAAATGACATAAAAACCGTGGGATAGTTGAAGTATTTACAAGTGTTACCAGGGTATAACCCATCCgcccgaacccgacccggatTTATGGTCAATTGAATTGAACCGAATCGTCTAACCATCTAACCCATCCCTCGAAACCAAACCAATCCCTCGAAACCAAACCCAGTCCTCGAAACCGAACCAATCCCTggaaaaccaaaccaaatctgTCGGTTTTCAATAACTCAATTTAATTAAACCTCAATTTAACTCTCTTCTCTCCATTTTTCCCCCTTTCACTCCACTCAAACCCTAATTCGAATTTGTACTCACTCGAGTTTTGCGAATTTCGACTCCTCACTCTTTCGGCCTCCAATTCCTCTACGTACCCAAAATCAACGGTGAGAACGaacggagagagagaagaattcAGAGGAAATCGAGTGCGATGGTGGTTGAAACGAGAGGAGGTAAGAGGAAGGATAATCCAACGAAGGAAGAGACTCGGAGAGTGAAGTTTGCGAAGGAGAAGGAGACGAGTCAGACGACGGCGGCGGAGGCCTCCGATAACATCGAGAAGACGACGGAGATGGCGGAGACTGCGGAGAAGACGAGTGAGGACTCGAGGGAGACTACGGCGGGAGGAACGAAGCCGACTGAGCCGACTGCTCCGACGACAGTTGTTGGTGGCCCATCTCCTCCAGCTCCTCCAGCAACTCCGGCGATTGGAACTCATTCTAGAGATGATGAGATTGAAGGTTCTGAAGAAGGAAATGAAGACGGAGAAGGTTCtgaagaagagaatggagatggagatggagctGCAGAAGGAAAGGATGATGAGAATGGAGGTTCCGAAGATGAAGCTTCTGAAAATGAAGCTTCTGAAAAAGAAGCTTTTGAAAATGAAGCTTCTGAAAATGAAGCTTGTGAAGATGAAATGGATGATGATAATGGAGGTtctgaagaagaaaatggagaaggagaagaagagttagCAGATGGAGATAGAGAAGCCTCTAGAGAAGCAAACGAGGATGAGAATGAGAATCCACCAGAGAACGAGAATGAGAATCCACCAGAGAACCAAAATGAGAATCCACCAGAACCCGAGGTAAGAAATTATCACTTAGGTAGGAGTCTCCTTAGGTAGGGGAACTTGGATATAACTGTTTGGATATAACTGTAGGGGAACTTGGATACAACTGTTTGGATATAACTGTAGGGGAACTTGGATATAACTTGTAGGAAAATTTTAGTATAACTTGGATATAAAACTTTGGTATAACTTGCAGGGTTTGAATGGAAATGTGGGACTCGATATAGTCAAACCGACGAGCATGTTCTTCAAGCCCAGCGAGTAcagcaagaaaataaagcttGGCACAAGGTGTATGATAGCTAGCGCGATTAAGACGCTAAAAGATCTGAGACCCAAGCTGTCTAACGCGGAGTGGAGCTCGTTCACGGAGCATCCCCAATTCAAACACATTTTCCACATGAAGACGGAGAATAACCATAGGGTACAGGGGATGTGGATGTTGTTGTTGCGTACTGCTGGTAGCGAGAGGCAGAGAGAGGTGGTTTATAGTGAATGGGGTTGCTATCCGTTACGGGCTGAGGGAGCATGGTTTGATATCTGGCCTATTCTGTCACAACTATCCTCTCGGCTACAAACAGCTTGGTGGGACGAGGTTTGTTGATCGTCATTTCAAGGAAGGAGAATCTAGAAGGTTAGAGGATGttaagaagaagctggtgaacaTGGGACCCCACAAAGACAGACTGAAGATGGCGGTTCTATTCTTCTTAGCTTCGGTTGTTTGTGCGCAAACCAAGGCTGGACACAAGGCTAATGATGTTTTGGAGGTGTTCCAGAGAGCAGTGGACGATCTTGACTACTGCAAGTCCTTTCCGTGGGGGAGATTGTCATATGATTACATGCTGAAAGAGATATCTCACACAATGAAGCATTTTGGAGGAGTGGTGAAAGAGAAAACATTATGGCCGCTTCCAGGATTTTGTGTTCCATTAGAGGTATGCAAAATCCCATTAAACCAGTTAGTGGTTATTGTTGTGAACTGatgcatttttttttatgtgtaaCAGCTTCTTGCATTCGAAGCAATTCCCAAGCTAGGAGTTGCGTTCAGAGAGCCTGTTGATGGAGCTTCTCCCAACTGTCCGAGGATGTGCAAGAGCTCATTCAAAAGAAATGGATCCACAGGGGTGTCACTTGCTGTGATAAACAAGGAACTGGGTAACACAACTGTAAGTCTTCCTGTGAACTAAAGTATTCCTGTGAAACTGTGGTAGAACTAAGGTAGTACTAGAAACCGAACTATGGAataagttttgaaaataattatgtttgtgGCAGGTTATTGACAGCATCATCCCCACCAGAACTCCACAAGAAGAAAGACTGTTGGATGAGATTTTGGAAGATGAAGACGACGTTGATCAATCCGATATAGCTGTGGACAGTTGGGAGAAGTGTCTGGATGCAGGtgaaaagatattttttaaagacATGTTCGACGAAGATGTAAATGGGCGTTCAAAACAGCCAGAACCGATTGAAGATGCAGCAGGGGATGGAGTACAGATAGGTGAGCAGTCGGTTCAAGTGGGAGATGTTATGACGTTGGTGACGTTGGTGAAAAAGACAATGAAACTGTTGAAGACAGTTGACAAGAAGGTGGACCAGTTGGATGGGAGACTGGACCAGTTGGATGGGAGATTGGCCCCTATTGAGGAGTTTGTCAAGGAAGCACAAGGCAAAGAAGCAGAGGTAGATGAAGCAGAAGCACAAGGGAAAGGTAAAAGCCAGAAACGCAAGAGGTCTGTGGGTAAAGGCAAGAAGTGAAGCTATGTTTATCTAGTTTGTTGTGGATTTAGATCTTTGGATGTTTATCTAGTTTGTCTTTGTGGATTTAGAACTTTAACTATGTTATGACTATCTTGTTATGACTATTTTGCTCCTTTAATTTTGTTATGTGTTGACCATGAGAGTTAAAGTGAGAGCTACAAATTGTAGGTATTAGCTTAAAATGATTGGACAGAAtacaaacttttttaaaattaacatgAGATAACATGAGATGAGATTCAAGACATGAGATAAGGGTTCTAACATTAGATAAGATTCAAGACTAGCTTCGAATATAACATAAGTTTTGACAGAGACACTTATACAAGTCTTAACAAACAAAGACTTGTATTAACCGAAATTATTGGAAATAGATAGGGAAATACAAAGTTTTTTAGCAAATCCATAAATTGAGTACTTAGAGTTGAGAGCATCGTCTCATGGAGGGGAGGTGGAGGTAATAAGCCTCTTAAGCTTAGCAATCTCTTCAGCCATATTATTGACCTCCATCCTTAGTTGCCTCACTTCATCCTCAAGACCAAAAGTCCATGGCTGACGAAAGTGCATCCCATCATCCTGCACAGTTTCACCCAGAGTAAACCTCAGTTTCACCGAGTATGACTAAACACAGTTTCACCCAGAGTAAACCTCAGTTTCACCGAGTATGACTAAACACAGTTTCACCCAAAGTAAATCTCAGTTTCACGGAGTATGACTAAACACAGTTTCTACCAGAGTATAACACAGTTTCACCCAGTATGATTAACACAGTTTCTACAAAGAAGAAGATTACCTCATAATTCTTGCAGGTGAAGTACCTACTTCCAGGCAAGGTATCGAAATCGTGGCGATACTTCGGATTTGGAGACACATCTGTCTTGATTTCACCACCACATGGGCAACGGGTAGGAATTCCATATTGGGCATCGCAAATGTAGCCTAACATGTCGTAGtgtttcttcagcttcttcatctccttcgcCTCTTCGTAAGGATGAGTCATTGTCAAATcgtgagagagaaagataaTGGATTTTGGAGAGATGAGAGGAAAGATAATGGATTTTGGAGAGATGAGAGGAAAGATAATGGATTTTGGAGAGGTGAGaggagagagtagagagagagagtggttGGGAAAAGTAGACAGAGCACAGTTGACGAGACAAGAGAGAGAGTCACGAGAAAGGAAAAGGAAGGAAAATAGCAGAGGGAATCTATCTTTGACCGAAATAATTGAAATTTTCGTTTTGGCGcgagtaaaaaaaatattttccccCCAAACATATTTGCTCATAGTTTTACTGAAGTTTCAAGTGTTACCAAATGTCTTCATAGTTCTATTTTTCGTGATTTATACATTTGTAAGTTTTAcgtataatttaaatttgtgaaTAAAGTTTTACTTGTCATTTTTACTCATTACCATGTAACCATAACTGATAAGTGcaataatattgttaaaatgaCCAGAATTATAGATTACTACTTTATAAGGTCCTCTTTATTAAGAAAGTGATCTTGGAAAGACTATATAATGCATAAGAGAAAATGTGATGTCGATGAATCATGCTAgttaatatttgttattttgcaCCAGTCTTGTCGATGAATGTGATGTTGATGAATTAGTCAAGTGATCGTGCTTGTTCATTAACAATTACGTGTGATGGATTAGAGGGGATTATGTCAAGTTAATATCAGTTATCTACTAACTTAGTAACACCTAGTTTTACTAGTTTTCCGTGGTTTTCCAATAAATAGCTGAAAGtttcaaaacagagaaacataAAGTAAAAGCAACATACCAAGTTCAAAATACAAAAAGCAACATACCAAGTTCAAAATACAAAAAGCAACATACCAAGTTCAACATACCAAAAGCAACAACATATCAAAAGCAACATACCAAAAGCTTTAGTTCGGTTCACTTGGATTGTTTGGTTCACTTGGATTATTAGTACGCATTCCAAACAACAGCCAACTAAACCCGAAATTTGTCCTCGGTCGCCTTACATTTTGTGTCCTTTTACGCCGTTCTCCAACTGATGGATTCCTATTAACCTTTTTCCTTCCCTTCCTCGTTAGCTTTTTTGGAGGTATGATCTGGAGCAGTTTGATGTGATCTGGTACATTCCATTCAGACTTATCCGGCACAAAATAAATGGTCATGTAATAAGCCATTGCCCAAAGTTCTGTCCAGTAATACTGTGAGCTCAACTGATGATACTCTATGTTGACCTCACGTCGACGACCATGAGCAGCAGGAACCTCAAGGAAATATAAGTAAGCAGCAAGTCCGTGAAGACAAGGATACTTTTCATAATCATATACCTTACAGCTACATGTCTTCGCTATCAAGTTCACCAAATAAACCTTCCCATCGTCAGTGTCGGTTACCTCGTACTCAAGATCATAACTATTCAGCTCACGCACTGGCGTTTTCTCAGCTTTGCCCCATAAGTTGTGCAAATGGATCTCAACCAGAGGAACCAGTTTGGTATCAATCGATCCAGACACGGCGTCCTTCCGATGTTCATTAAACCAGTCAGAAATCTTTTTGATTATTGTATCCAACAGTGGTATCAAGGCATACCTCCTTGCATCCCTAAACGCGCTATTCATCGACTCCACACTGTTGCTAGTGTCCAAGTTGTATCTACAACCTGGAAAATACACCCTAGCCCATGTTTCTCTCTTAGTGTTCTCCTCCAAATACTTGAAGGCTGAAGGATATCTCACCTTAAAAGATGCATAAGCAGACTCGAACTCATGCAATGTGTAATACCTAGCCAACTCCATAAATCTCCATGCCACTACGGCTTTGATGGTGTTACAAGCATGATTTCTCACATTCTGAGCTAGATGCCATATACAATGGCCATGGTGAGATTGTGGATACACATTTGCTACAGCGGTGATGAGGCTCTGATTCCTATCGCTCATAAATACTATTTCAGACGAGTCTGGTATAACAGTTTTCAGCATCTCAAAAAACCAAGTCCAACTAGCATTATTCTCACCGTCGAGTACCCCAAACGCGAGGGGATAATGGTGACGATTAGGATCTTGAGCTTTAGCAAATA
It encodes:
- the LOC108855375 gene encoding B3 domain-containing protein REM14, translated to MANRHFFQPLLPGFHTHLTIPVAFFSKHIEGRNGHNNTAKLRSDASEMTWKVKIEDDGRRLTEGWKEFAHAHDLRVGDIVIFRQEKDMAFHVTLFGPSCCEIQYGSCIDQDNNLEKIPKKKNPNREEAESSEANEIESLSTEPESNEESNHISSQERIERKDKKGGTIRKASSSTTQSRFVTLTIKPSDFKNSRLVSFIKSKTFVFLQSLSRY
- the LOC130511559 gene encoding uncharacterized protein LOC130511559, translating into MSKYVWGENIFFTRAKTKISIISVKDRFPLLFSFLFLSRDSLSCLVNCALSTFPNHSLSLLSPLTSPKSIIFPLISPKSIIFPLISPKSIIFLSHDLTMTHPYEEAKEMKKLKKHYDMLGYICDAQYGIPTRCPCGGEIKTDVSPNPKYRHDFDTLPGSRYFTCKNYEDDGMHFRQPWTFGLEDEVRQLRMEVNNMAEEIAKLKRLITSTSPP
- the LOC130511556 gene encoding protein FAR1-RELATED SEQUENCE 4-like: MDLIKLKLGVSVSYSTALRGKNLAMRELRGNSEDSYKMLYSYLHMLEQVNSGTTTKVELDEAGKFKYLFIALGACIEGFKVMRKVILVDATFLKNEYGGVLVFAKAQDPNRHHYPLAFGVLDGENNASWTWFFEMLKTVIPDSSEIVFMSDRNQSLITAVANVYPQSHHGHCIWHLAQNVRNHACNTIKAVVAWRFMELARYYTLHEFESAYASFKVRYPSAFKYLEENTKRETWARVYFPGCRYNLDTSNSVESMNSAFRDARRYALIPLLDTIIKKISDWFNEHRKDAVSGSIDTKLVPLVEIHLHNLWGKAEKTPVRELNSYDLEYEVTDTDDGKVYLVNLIAKTCSCKVYDYEKYPCLHGLAAYLYFLEVPAAHGRRREVNIEYHQLSSQYYWTELWAMAYYMTIYFVPDKSEWNVPDHIKLLQIIPPKKLTRKGRKKVNRNPSVGERRKRTQNVRRPRTNFGFSWLLFGMRTNNPSEPNNPSEPN